The following are encoded together in the Rubrobacter aplysinae genome:
- a CDS encoding amidase — MNQEDYARHDATGLATLVKTGEVSAGELLETAISRAHEVNPRLNAIVHPMLQEARSRADSSEEGLSGISGPFTGVPFLTKDLGQDYAGHPTSCGNRILASPPVPEHATVVRRWLEAGLLVFGKTNTPEFGAKGVTEPEAFGPTRNPWDETRTPGGSSGGSAAAVAAGIVPVAGASDGGGSIRIPAACCGLVGLKPGRGKVPHGPVRGEAMQGASTDGVVSRSVRDTAAMLDVLVGNEPEDPYQASILERPYSSEVGREPGRLRIGFTHHSSLNPQAHPEAVAAVTDAARLLEGLGHEVQEIGPRELGYDDASLARDFLTVWFANAGSLMSETRKTTGARAEDFELDTRIMAAVGRSTSAVEYASTLGRWHSYVRALADFHSRYDLLLTPTLARPPLEIGALDTPPALRAAARTLLSLGGGPLLRRAGIIDRIAYENLGWVPYTQLANVTGRPAVSLPTYRTADNLPLGVQFVAPLGGEPTLLRLASQIEQARPWPVQAPDRPNG; from the coding sequence CTGAACCAAGAGGATTACGCCCGCCACGACGCCACCGGCCTGGCCACGCTGGTAAAAACCGGCGAGGTAAGCGCCGGCGAGCTTCTGGAAACGGCCATCTCCCGGGCGCACGAGGTAAACCCGCGCCTGAACGCCATCGTGCATCCGATGCTCCAGGAAGCGCGGAGCCGGGCAGATAGCTCTGAAGAAGGGCTTTCGGGTATTTCAGGACCTTTCACCGGGGTGCCTTTCCTCACAAAAGATCTGGGCCAGGACTACGCCGGACATCCGACCTCTTGCGGCAACCGCATCCTGGCCTCGCCTCCGGTTCCGGAGCACGCCACGGTGGTGAGGCGGTGGCTGGAGGCCGGGCTCCTCGTCTTCGGCAAGACCAATACCCCGGAGTTCGGGGCCAAGGGCGTTACCGAGCCGGAGGCCTTCGGCCCAACCCGCAACCCCTGGGACGAGACCCGGACGCCGGGCGGCTCCTCGGGGGGCTCGGCGGCCGCGGTCGCGGCGGGCATCGTGCCGGTGGCCGGGGCGAGCGACGGCGGCGGCTCGATCCGCATCCCCGCCGCCTGTTGCGGGCTCGTCGGGCTCAAGCCGGGCCGGGGCAAGGTGCCCCACGGCCCGGTCCGCGGAGAGGCCATGCAGGGCGCCTCGACCGACGGCGTCGTGTCCCGCTCCGTGCGTGACACCGCCGCGATGCTCGACGTGCTAGTTGGTAACGAGCCCGAGGACCCGTACCAGGCGTCCATCCTGGAGAGGCCCTACTCGTCGGAGGTCGGGCGGGAGCCCGGCAGGCTGCGCATCGGCTTTACCCACCACTCCTCGCTCAACCCGCAGGCCCACCCGGAGGCGGTCGCGGCGGTCACCGACGCCGCCAGGCTTTTGGAAGGCCTCGGCCACGAGGTACAAGAGATCGGGCCCCGCGAGCTCGGCTACGACGACGCGAGCCTGGCGCGAGACTTTCTTACGGTGTGGTTCGCAAACGCGGGCAGCCTGATGTCCGAGACCCGCAAGACCACCGGAGCCCGGGCGGAAGACTTCGAGCTCGACACCAGGATCATGGCCGCCGTGGGAAGGTCCACGAGCGCCGTGGAGTACGCCTCCACCCTGGGACGCTGGCACTCCTACGTCCGGGCGCTCGCCGACTTCCACTCCCGCTACGACCTCCTGCTTACCCCGACACTGGCCAGGCCGCCGCTGGAAATCGGAGCCCTCGACACCCCACCCGCCCTCCGGGCGGCGGCCCGCACGCTACTCTCGCTCGGAGGCGGCCCGCTCTTGCGCAGGGCCGGGATAATAGACAGAATCGCCTACGAGAACCTCGGCTGGGTGCCGTACACCCAGCTCGCCAACGTCACGGGCCGCCCGGCCGTCTCGCTCCCGACCTACCGCACGGCGGATAACCTGCCGCTCGGCGTACAGTTCGTCGCCCCGCTCGGCGGAGAACCTACTCTGCTACGCCTGGCCTCCCAGATAGAGCAGGCCCGTCCCTGGCCCGTGCAGGCTCCGGATCGCCCTAACGGGTGA
- a CDS encoding TetR/AcrR family transcriptional regulator, producing MARPADPGKRERILETARAVFVEDGYDGARMTRIASGAGVAVGTLYLYFDSKDALAVALTDQFFEKVSHRVKPMLADLSSPESIGRIVDSALEIASEERDLFKIERLPERSAHSFREEMARVFSERLQSQIGSGAINDLDAPVVASLLISLIESAIYECLVWETKDLYRYREALKWTFTRLLLGRGPDGS from the coding sequence GTGGCCCGTCCGGCGGACCCCGGCAAGCGGGAAAGGATACTGGAGACCGCGCGGGCCGTCTTCGTGGAGGACGGCTACGACGGGGCGAGGATGACGAGGATAGCTTCTGGAGCCGGGGTGGCCGTCGGGACGCTATATTTGTACTTCGACTCCAAGGACGCCCTGGCGGTCGCGCTAACGGATCAGTTCTTCGAGAAGGTCTCGCACAGGGTAAAGCCAATGCTCGCGGACCTCTCCTCCCCGGAGAGCATAGGCCGGATAGTGGACTCGGCGCTGGAGATAGCCTCCGAGGAGCGGGACCTGTTCAAGATCGAACGCCTACCCGAAAGGTCCGCCCACAGCTTCAGGGAGGAGATGGCGCGGGTCTTCTCCGAGAGGCTACAGAGCCAGATAGGCTCCGGCGCGATAAACGACCTGGACGCGCCCGTGGTGGCGAGCCTGCTTATAAGCCTCATAGAGAGTGCGATCTACGAGTGCTTGGTGTGGGAGACGAAAGACCTCTACCGCTACCGGGAAGCACTAAAATGGACCTTTACCCGCCTGCTGCTCGGGCGGGGCCCGGACGGCTCATAG
- a CDS encoding cytochrome P450, whose translation MFPALKTPESSVDLLREGYTFIPRRCDELGTDGFRARLLFKPVTCIHGADAARVFYGGHRFTRQGAFPTSIVHLLQDEGSVQALDGDAHRHRKAMFLHTLQGEDPMDLYGIFEREWLAAIPRWQRKGRVVLHDEMQELLTRTSAAWAGVPMSERDVVLRTRELSAMVDNAGSFGPANWWARSLRNRCERWAQGVVTRAREGSIRPPGGSFLAVLVDHRGPDGEPLSVETAAVELLNVLRPILAVSRFIAFAALALLRHPEWHETFAAGNDEDLGHFVNEVRRLYPFFPMIGGRARESFGWRGHDFAEGEWTLLDLYGTNHDARLWEHPEAFRPGRFRGQTIDPNTLIPQGAGEYADDHRCPGEPITIGLMQRAVQLLTRSMSYQVGVQDFSISMSFMPSLPKDGFIIHDVRPSGSA comes from the coding sequence GTGTTTCCAGCCCTAAAGACCCCGGAAAGCTCGGTGGATCTCCTCCGCGAGGGATACACGTTCATCCCGCGCCGGTGCGACGAGCTCGGCACCGACGGTTTCAGGGCCCGGCTCCTGTTCAAGCCGGTGACGTGCATCCACGGGGCCGATGCCGCCCGCGTTTTCTACGGCGGCCACCGCTTTACCCGCCAGGGGGCGTTCCCGACCTCCATAGTCCACCTCCTGCAGGACGAGGGGAGCGTGCAGGCCCTCGACGGCGACGCCCACCGGCACCGCAAGGCGATGTTCCTGCACACCCTCCAGGGCGAGGACCCGATGGACCTGTACGGGATCTTCGAGCGGGAGTGGCTGGCCGCCATACCGCGCTGGCAGCGTAAGGGGCGCGTCGTCCTGCACGACGAGATGCAGGAGCTGCTGACCCGCACCTCGGCAGCCTGGGCCGGCGTGCCGATGAGCGAGCGGGACGTGGTTTTGCGCACCCGGGAGCTCTCGGCGATGGTGGACAACGCCGGCAGCTTCGGCCCGGCGAACTGGTGGGCCCGCTCGCTGCGCAACCGCTGCGAACGCTGGGCGCAAGGGGTCGTAACCCGGGCTCGCGAAGGCTCCATCCGTCCGCCCGGAGGCAGCTTCCTCGCCGTGCTCGTGGACCACCGGGGACCGGATGGAGAACCGCTTAGTGTGGAGACCGCCGCAGTCGAGCTCCTGAACGTCCTCCGGCCCATACTGGCGGTGAGCCGGTTCATCGCGTTCGCCGCGCTCGCCCTGCTGCGCCACCCGGAGTGGCACGAGACCTTCGCCGCCGGCAACGACGAGGACCTCGGGCACTTCGTAAACGAGGTCCGTAGGCTGTACCCGTTCTTCCCGATGATCGGGGGCCGGGCCCGGGAGAGCTTTGGCTGGCGGGGCCACGACTTCGCCGAAGGCGAATGGACGCTGCTGGACCTCTACGGCACCAACCACGACGCCCGGCTTTGGGAGCATCCCGAGGCGTTCCGGCCCGGGCGTTTCCGGGGCCAGACGATTGACCCGAACACGCTCATACCCCAGGGAGCCGGCGAGTACGCGGACGACCACCGCTGTCCGGGAGAGCCGATCACCATCGGGCTAATGCAGCGGGCGGTGCAGCTCCTGACCCGCAGCATGAGCTATCAGGTCGGGGTGCAGGACTTTAGCATCAGCATGAGCTTCATGCCCTCGCTGCCCAAAGACGGGTTCATTATCCACGACGTACGGCCGAGCGGTTCAGCGTAG